From a single Theropithecus gelada isolate Dixy chromosome 8, Tgel_1.0, whole genome shotgun sequence genomic region:
- the KBTBD11 gene encoding kelch repeat and BTB domain-containing protein 11: protein MEHAVAPCVLYPGTEPGAAGEGESEGAASPAQTPCSLSASLCFSSGEESPPQSLASAAEGAATSPPSSGGPRVVERQWEAGSTGAASPEELASPEERACPEEPAAASPEPRVWLDPASPEEPGEPAPVPPGFGAVYGEPDLVLEVSGRRLRAHKAVLAARSDYFRARASRDVLRVQGVSLAALRLLLADAYSGRMAGVRPDNVAEVVAGARRLQLPGAAQRATDAVGPQLSLANCYEVLSAAKRQRLNELRDAAYCFMSDHYLEVLREPAVFGRLSGAERDLLLRRRLRAGRAHLLAAALGPAGERAGSRPQSPSGDADARGDAAVYCFHEAAGEWRELTRLPEGAPARGCGLCVLYNYLFVAGGVAPAGPDGRARPSDQVFCYNPATDTWSAVRPLRQARSQLRLLALDGHLYAVGGECLLSVERYDPRADRWAPVAPLPRGAFAVAHEATTCHGEIYVSGGSLFYRLLKYDPRRDEWQECPCSSSRERSADMVALDGFIYRFDLSSSRGEAQAAGPGGVSVSRYHCLAKQWSPCAAPLRPPGASTGLQPFRCAALDGAIYCVSRAGTWRFQPARDGEAGGDASQGGGFEALGAPLDVRGVLIPFALSLPEKSSRGEQGAA, encoded by the coding sequence ATGGAGCACGCGGTGGCCCCCTGCGTCCTCTACCCAGGGACGGAGCCCGGGGCTGCGGGGGAGGGCGAGAGCGAGGGCGCCGCGTCCCCGGCGCAGACACCCTGCAGTCTTAGCGCGTCCCTGTGCTTCAGCTCCGGGGAGGAGTCCCCGCCGCAGTCCCTCGCCTCAGCGGCGGAAGGCGCGGCCACCTCCCCGCCCTCCAGCGGTGGCCCGCGGGTGGTGGAGCGGCAGTGGGAGGCCGGCAGCACGGGCGCCGCGTCCCCGGAGGAGCTCGCGTCCCCCGAGGAGCGCGCGTGCCCGGAAGAGCCCGCGGCGGCGTCCCCCGAGCCGCGCGTTTGGCTTGACCCCGCGTCCCCCGAGGAGCCCGGAGAGCCCGCGCCCGTGCCCCCGGGGTTCGGGGCGGTGTACGGGGAGCCGGACCTGGTGCTGGAGGTGTCCGGGCGCCGGCTGCGCGCGCACAAGGCTGTGCTGGCGGCGCGCAGCGACTACTTCCGCGCGCGCGCGTCGCGGGACGTGCTGCGGGTGCAGGGGGTGAGCCTGGCGGCGCTCCGGCTCCTCCTGGCCGACGCCTACAGCGGGCGCATGGCGGGCGTGCGGCCCGACAACGTGGCCGAGGTGGTGGCCGGCGCGCGCCGCCTGCAGCTGCCCGGCGCCGCGCAGCGCGCCACCGACGCCGTGGGGCCGCAGCTGAGCCTGGCCAACTGCTACGAGGTCCTGAGCGCGGCCAAGCGGCAGCGGCTGAACGAGCTGCGCGACGCCGCCTACTGCTTCATGAGCGACCACTACCTGGAGGTGCTGCGCGAGCCCGCCGTGTTCGGCCGCCTGTCGGGCGCCGAGCGGGACCTGCTGCTGCGCCGCCGCCTGCGCGCCGGCCGCGCCCACCTCTTGGCCGCGGCGCTGGGGCCGGCGGGGGAGCGCGCGGGCAGCCGGCCGCAGAGCCCCTCGGGGGACGCGGACGCGCGCGGGGACGCAGCCGTCTACTGCTTCCACGAGGCGGCCGGAGAGTGGCGCGAGCTGACGCGGCTGCCCGAGGGCGCGCCGGCGCGGGGCTGCGGCCTGTGTGTCCTCTACAACTACCTCTTCGTCGCGGGCGGCGTGGCGCCCGCGGGCCCCGACGGCCGCGCGCGCCCGTCAGACCAGGTCTTCTGCTACAACCCGGCCACAGACACCTGGAGCGCCGTGAGGCCCCTGCGCCAGGCGCGCTCGCAGCTGCGGCTGCTGGCCCTGGACGGCCACCTCTACGCCGTGGGCGGCGAGTGCCTGCTCAGCGTGGAGCGCTACGACCCGCGCGCTGACCGCTGGGCCCCCGTCGCGCCGCTGCCCCGGGGCGCCTTCGCCGTGGCGCACGAGGCCACCACCTGCCACGGCGAGATCTACGTGTCCGGGGGCTCGCTCTTCTACCGCCTGCTCAAGTACGACCCGCGGCGCGACGAGTGGCAGGAGTGCCCGTGCAGTAGCAGCCGCGAGCGCTCGGCCGACATGGTGGCTCTCGACGGCTTCATCTACCGCTTCGACCTGAGCAGCAGCCGCGGCGAGGCGCAGGCGGCGGGGCCGGGCGGGGTCAGCGTGTCCCGATACCACTGCCTGGCCAAGCAGTGGAGCCCGTGCGCCGCGCCCCTGCGCCCCCCCGGAGCCTCCACGGGCCTGCAGCCCTTCCGCTGCGCTGCCCTGGACGGCGCCATCTACTGCGTGAGCCGCGCGGGCACCTGGCGCTTCCAGCCCGCCCGGGACGGCGAGGCCGGTGGCGACGCAAGCCAGGGCGGCGGCTTCGAGGCGCTGGGCGCCCCCTTGGACGTCCGGGGCGTGCTCATCCCGTTCGCTCTCAGCCTACCCGAGAAGTCGTCCCGAGGGGAGCAGGGAGCCGCGTAG